A genomic segment from Lignipirellula cremea encodes:
- a CDS encoding metallophosphoesterase: protein MVLLPDTQFYSEKFPHIYVAQTLWIRERLKADNIKFAIHLGDIVQTPTKEEEWKNAHKAMAIIDGVVPYSMVPGNHDMDATRRDSTLYNKYFSPERFAGRDWYGGHLNEGNDNNFCFFEGGGMKFMVISLAYAPRDKSLDWALATAKRFPDHRVIVATHQYMAPGGRYVRPPKSTTRTGNSGEEMWEKLIRKSPNIFLVVSGHYGGVALQTSTNDAGGKVFEMLTDYQNLKMGGNGWLRTLRFEPAKNKVHVTAYSPVLDETNEDTAHTFTLDYEMHAPVAAAAGN, encoded by the coding sequence GTGGTCCTGCTGCCTGACACGCAGTTCTATTCCGAAAAGTTCCCGCATATCTATGTCGCGCAGACGCTATGGATTCGCGAGCGTCTGAAAGCGGACAACATTAAGTTCGCCATTCACCTGGGGGATATCGTCCAGACACCCACCAAAGAAGAAGAATGGAAGAACGCCCACAAAGCAATGGCCATTATCGATGGCGTTGTGCCGTACAGCATGGTTCCCGGCAACCATGACATGGACGCGACACGACGCGATTCCACGCTGTACAACAAATACTTTTCGCCAGAACGCTTTGCGGGCCGCGACTGGTACGGCGGACATCTGAACGAGGGAAACGACAACAACTTCTGCTTCTTTGAAGGTGGCGGCATGAAGTTTATGGTGATCAGTCTGGCATACGCCCCGCGGGACAAGTCCTTGGATTGGGCCCTGGCGACGGCCAAACGGTTTCCCGATCATCGCGTGATTGTCGCAACCCACCAGTACATGGCGCCCGGCGGCCGCTACGTCAGGCCGCCCAAATCGACGACGAGAACCGGCAACTCCGGTGAAGAGATGTGGGAGAAGCTCATTCGCAAGTCGCCCAACATCTTTCTGGTAGTCAGCGGCCACTATGGAGGCGTCGCACTCCAGACCAGCACGAACGACGCTGGCGGGAAGGTCTTTGAAATGTTAACCGACTATCAAAACCTGAAGATGGGCGGAAACGGTTGGCTGCGGACTCTTCGTTTTGAACCTGCCAAAAACAAGGTTCACGTTACGGCTTATTCGCCAGTTCTCGACGAGACGAATGAAGACACAGCCCATACCTTTACACTCGACTACGAAATGCACGCCCCTGTCGCAGCCGCCGCCGGTAATTAG
- a CDS encoding transposase — protein MPSAARAEIVVAGEVGFYHCISRCVRRACLCGDDGVTGRNFDHRKEWVRQRIGLLAQVFAIDVCAYAAMSNHLHLLLRIRPDLAEKWTAEEVASRWLKLSGSATAEQIETLARNEKRIAELRTRLASLSWFMRYLKEYIARRANAEEEVSGRFWEGRFTSQALLDEAAVLACAAYVDLNPIRAAIAETLEESDFTSVQQRIEERSAGDSSRPSSVVRLCQIDERDGGFLPLTCDGYLSLLDRIARLHRPGKPGVTPAALPPILERLNLSPEELLGFNPRFHRGNRVAILK, from the coding sequence ATGCCAAGCGCAGCACGGGCGGAGATTGTGGTGGCGGGGGAAGTGGGCTTTTATCACTGCATTTCGCGGTGCGTGCGCCGAGCCTGTTTGTGCGGCGATGACGGCGTCACCGGGCGGAATTTCGACCACCGCAAGGAATGGGTCCGGCAGCGGATCGGGCTGCTCGCCCAGGTGTTCGCCATCGACGTATGTGCTTACGCCGCCATGAGTAACCACCTGCATCTGCTGCTCCGCATCCGGCCCGATCTGGCCGAAAAGTGGACCGCAGAAGAGGTCGCCAGCCGCTGGCTCAAGCTGTCCGGCTCGGCCACCGCCGAGCAGATTGAAACGCTCGCCCGCAATGAAAAGCGGATCGCCGAACTGCGGACGCGACTGGCCAGCCTGTCCTGGTTCATGCGGTATCTAAAGGAGTACATCGCCCGGCGAGCCAACGCGGAAGAGGAGGTCTCCGGCCGTTTCTGGGAGGGACGCTTCACCAGCCAGGCCCTGCTCGATGAGGCGGCCGTGCTCGCTTGCGCGGCGTACGTCGACCTCAATCCAATCCGGGCGGCCATCGCCGAAACCCTGGAGGAGAGCGACTTTACGTCCGTCCAGCAGCGGATCGAAGAGCGGTCGGCCGGCGACTCCAGCCGCCCATCGTCTGTCGTGCGGCTTTGCCAGATCGACGAGCGCGACGGCGGTTTCCTGCCGCTCACGTGTGACGGGTATCTGTCGTTGCTCGACCGGATCGCCCGTCTCCACCGGCCAGGCAAGCCGGGCGTCACGCCGGCCGCATTGCCGCCAATTCTCGAACGTCTGAATCTGTCGCCGGAAGAGCTACTCGGCTTCAACCCCCGCTTCCATCGCGGCAACCGGGTGGCGATTCTCAAATAA